The Coffea arabica cultivar ET-39 chromosome 9c, Coffea Arabica ET-39 HiFi, whole genome shotgun sequence nucleotide sequence GCACTCCTATTCACAAGTCATTTCTTGTTCCTTTGTTCGCTTTACAAGCTCCTAACAGCATTGTCTCATGGATCAGGTTAACTCTTCTTTAGCAGATTGTATCCTGCTTTTTACATTGGTCATTGTGTGTatctaaatttgaaattatttgattattAAGTTTCAGTCTTACTGAAGTAAAAGAAAGTTGATGTGCAGGGGGGAGTATGGATATTGGACTGCATTCTTGGCTCTTCTTGTCCGTCTCTTCTTCTCCATCCCAGGTAAGTAATTCTTGTTCTCTGGCTTAtacattattttcttttgtatGGGTATGTTATTTAGATGATTCGGGAGATTTCCCTGGAATTTTCTGGTGGCTCTATAGGTAGTTTCTGTTAGGCACTTTTTAAGGTGGTTTAAGTGAAGTCTGTGAACAAGATGGAATCCTTCTTTATTATGGCAGTTGAGGTACATcaaatttgtttaattttgggGTATTCTATTGAAAATTTACGATGTTGTTTCTATTCAACCTCAAATTTAAGAAACTAACAAGTGAAGATTAGAAGTTTGCAGTAGTATTATCCATAAATTGATGGTGTATTTTGCATTAATGACTGAAGGGATTTAACTATGACCTGGTAAAAAAGTTTAACCTTTGAAATATAAGATGCTTGATTCTATTTGTCAGGGGCATTTTTAACGCAGATTTTTGTTTTGCTACATTTTGCAAAGGTCCAGACACAATTTGGATCTGATGGACAGCATGAATGTCTGGATCtaaaaaattactaataaaaGTTTGAACTTGAAGATTATGGAGAAGGACTTGGAGCTAGAAGTAAgacaaattgaagaaaaaatagtATGGATTACATTTCCTTGGTGAATAATGATGCAACTAAATCAGGTGATAATGTTGCTTCATTTTGACAATGGAGGTCATATATCCGTGGGCCTATAGAGGATACGCTGCACACCTATTGCAGAAGCCTCATGCCATGTATTTTTTTGTACAAGTGAAATTTAAACAGTCTCCACATAATTTCTGCTACTGGAGAGATATTTCATTTGCATACTTATTAGCTTACATCTTAATTAGATCAAATCTATCTCAATTTGATCTGAGCCCATCATAATAAGATCGCAAATATTAAAATATACTGCAATGATAGATTTGGACATTGTTCAAATCAGATTCAAGTAAATGATAAGCCAGTCGACTTTTCTCTGCATTACTTTTAGAGGATTTgttgatacttttttttttgttttcaggGGAACTTGAGTTGCTTTATATAGCACTACTTCTGGTAATTGTGGCACCCTACCAAGTTATGAACCTAAGGTTAGTAAAAGTATGTATAAGGGTTTTTTAAGTCTGTAGTGCATCCTCATTTTGTGGAAACTGGTACATGTCTCTTTTGGTTGTTTCTGGCAGGGGACAGCAGGAAGGTGTTATTATCTCCTTGATAATTGCGGCTTATCTGGCTTTCCAGCATTTCTCGCGGGCAGGTAGCTTGCGTAGAGCATTTGACCAAGGTTCTGTCATTGCCTCATTAGCAATCAGTTGTATTGTTGTTGTGCCATGCTTGCTCTTGATCTGACTGCGATAGGTGTTTGTGACATGACTTCTAAGCAGTGTCCGTAGATTATCGACTTACATACAGGAGCAATGGACAATGAGTAATTGTAATGTAGTAACTGGACCACTGGTTCGCTATGTTGAAAATGCTTATTTTGGAGCTTATATCTAATGTTTTCTTAGTTTTAACTATATAGCCTGTCATTACAGGTAATTAACTTGACTATATGATAAAAATCTGTTTTCTCCATTTACTGTTTTGATGCAAGTCTGAGTCAGGTAACTAATGTTTAGATGTTTCTATGACTCTTCCTTGGAAGTAAGAGCCTTGTATTTACAGGGTaatacaaaagcagaaaaaacaGAAGAACAATGAATGGCAGGGGCTGTAAAAATTTATGCCAATTGCCTCTAGGTTTGCTCATACAATCAAAGGACTGCCACTCTCACTTGTCCATGTTAAAAGATTGTTGTTATCATATCTGAAGAAAcacttgcatgattttcttatGGCTCTCTGGACCTTATGGACAATAAGTGTCCATTGGCTGACTGGCAGTTGAGCGTAGAAGTTGAACCTTGTGAGATTGTAATTGTTATCCAATAATGTTGAAGATAGTAGGTGTAAAGCTCCGGTGCCTCTAATTAGATCTTTCTCTTTAGTACATAAATACTCCCCAGAGAAGTATTGCAGCAGATACCCTTAGCATGTATGGTAGGTGGGATAATGCCGATGTACATGGTGGGAAGAATAGTTTATTACTCTTCTGGAATTTGGTTAGTGATTGGACATTGTACATGATGCTTCACTAATATAATCCTAGAACTAGATCCTCTTATCTAAGATATTTATTTACTTCAGATGTGAAGGTATAAAGAACCACTAGGTCCTCTACTTGCTATCTGCCTGTTTGCCCTTGAACTAAAAGGCATACATAAGTTGAAGCATAACATTGACCTAAATGAGGGTCTTGAAATGATTAAGCCATGAAAATTCCCAGGCCGCCATGCATATTTGTGAAGTCTGGAGCCGGCCAAGTGAATAGCCTTGTCAATGTTGAGACATTAACTGATTACGACTGCAGTTGTTCAAAGGTAAATTGCTGCAGAAAACGATAGAGTGAGACATGTCATGATTAAGAGCTGCAGCTGTTTGTATGCTACCATCTCCGCAGAGCTGGGGGTACCCGTTGGTTCAGAACCATACTCTGTTGGTTCAGAACCAAAACCACTTGATCCAGGAGGAGTGTAAGGATTCACAGGTGTAGTTGTGCTGTAAAATCAAACCTTGTAAGCTTTCATTTGCCAGCTTCTCATAATCAGAAAAAGTTCTTGTCTCTAAAAAGTTTACCTGGGTGGTGTAGTGGGAGTCATGGGTGTTGGTGGCGCTGTTGGTGTTTTGGTAGATGTTGATGCAAAGTGACAGTTCCCGTAACCTATATGAGGCAAGTTTTCCATAAGTAttgcttttatttttctcaatcacaATATGGAAAAGAACCAGATAAAGGGCATGACATAGTAATTGTACAGTAACTTTCGCAGTATTATAAACAGGAATTAGTTTTCCGAATAGTTTGAAAAGCCATCCTGCTGCTTTAACTAGAGTTTGAGAGGTGTTTGAGTGTTCCAAATAAAAGAATTAGATTCTTTTGATTGTATCAATCGGGCATTGGAGAGATGATTGCAGTTAGGACTAGAGTTTGCAATTAGAGTAACACAAGCAAATGTCAACTTACTTGGGTCAGTGTAAGTAAGCTGAGCTGCTCCTCCAAAAACACAGCTGGTTGGAGCTGGATTCTTCTGATAGTAGTCATTGAAAGCATAAGAAGCATGATCTTTGACCGTGTCTGGGTCATAGCAACTGGCACCTGGTTGAATTGCTGAACAGTCTGCACCGCCATAGCCACAGGCATAGTCCAGAGCCACCTGTAAAGCAGTTGGCGAAGCAGAAGGGTTGGCAATACACCAAGCTCCCCCTGCTGATGCAGGAGCGTTAGTGTTTGGTGTAGGATTTGTAGTTGGTCCTGTCATGGCGGGTGGTGATGGGCTTCCTGGGTTAGGATTTGTTATTGGTCCGGTCATGGCTGGTGGTTGTGGGCTTGCTGGGGTAGGATTTGTTATTGGTCCGGGCATGGCTGGTGGTTGTGGGGGGTTTCCTGGGTTTACAATCGGAGTAGTTGGTGTTGGTGTCGTTGGATTGACAATTGGAATGTTTCCTGGAGCTTCATCTAGCTCAGTAACAGCATTGGAAGATGAAAAGAAAATCTCATTTTCTTCAGAAGTCAGCTTTCCACTTTGAAAGAGAGCTTTGAGAGGAGGTTTCTGTGCAGTTGTTTTATCTGAAGGCAAAACAACCACCATCAATTACTCTTTAATTCTTTGAATTTGTGCTCTGGATGACCTTAAATGCAGGTTGGCTCCATGCTACCATTCCAAGACAAGAAATGTTAAAAGAGCCAGCGCTCTgattttcccctttttccagTTTTCTGATAAAGTCCGGTCTTGTTAAAAGTCATGCCCCTGTGGGCAGAAAAGGGCCGGTAAACGAACTAGCCTATTATTAAGAGTGTGAAGTGTGTTTTAATTAAGTTTTAGCCTATTGCTATGATGTGAttgatcaggaaaagttttcgCTATTTATGAGAATTAAACGAACTAGCTGATAACTTCAATTAATTAACGAGTTATGGTGCTCCAAACAAAATGATTAGTATGCCTTCTATAAACTTATTCTTGTTATATAATGGCCATCCTCCAGTCCGAAAACATGAATATGATTCATTGTTTTCTAGCAGGTTTAAAGCGTGTAACAGAACGCAaatgcaaaaaaagaaaagctgaaATCATGAAGAGCATGTAGGGTGTATTGTAGAATAATTCCAGTTGAACATAACATTCATGATTCGCAGTCATATGTAGCAATAAGACAGAAGCAtgcttgattgaaaatgattccATGCACCCAATTTGAGTAAAAGATAACTAAATATTTACCTGAAACAAAGAAGATACAAAGTAGGAAGAACATGGAAAGCTGAAAAACTCCAGCATCCATAGTGTATCTGGTGCAGTTCCAAATGGATGTTCTGAAATTTTCTTCTTAGGCTGAGATGATACGGATGACATATATGGGATTTCTGGAATGATAGAAGAACTATTGATGTTTGTCAAGAAGAAGTTATCTCCTGCTTGTAGTATATAAATAAAGTACAAAGAATCATAGCTTTCTTGCATTGAAGAGGCTGTGAAAGAGAGGCTGGTGTTGGGGGAATATGAGAAAACTTAAGAGAGGAGGCATTGGTAGTTGGAAACTGCAAGCAAGGAGGTGCCTAAATAGGGAAAAAGTTGTAATGAGCAGAAAAGGCTAAAGAATCAGCTGGTTGGAATGTACGTCTCTTGTATTTCTGCTCATCGAATATTAGAATCCACACCATACCACCATATTGGAGAATCAAGCATACTCCAATGGTCAAAAACCTTTTTCTTAGTATTCGGATGAACTTTCAGTTCTCACTActctttcttccatttcttgtaaacacaaaaaagaaacaaagaatcaattgaaccatcattttcatttattataacTCGTGAATGTGATGCTGCTGGTATAGAACTCTCTATTCTCTTTTCTGCCTATCTTTCTACTGTTTATAGGACTTGCTCAAAAGGTAAAGACAGAGACAGATACACAGAAATAAGAGAGATTTTATTCCAAGTAGAATTCCCTAGATGATGCTAAAAGGTAAAAGGTTTGCTCTCAAATGTCTGCCTCCCTAGCGCATTGGATCTCTCAAACATAGGAACTTGAATAGATGCAACCTGTCTAAAGGAAAAACGTATCCAACACCTTTCCTTTCTGTGTGTGCGCTGCAAAAGCGAAAATTGGATCTCTTGCTAACATAATAACAATTAAGTGCACAAGCTGcaaacctttttctttttctggtcCTGCAGGCCaacaaataccaccaaaattgAAGTCTAGTGTAGGAGTCGGaacacttgtttttttttttttttttcacaatttgGCATACTTTCTCTAAAATGATAAACCCTAAtggaaaatatatttatttgtcTTGTACGATAAACGGCACAGGCAAATCTTTAGATACTTGTTCATTTACATTAAGGCTTAAGCCGTTATCTTGCATATTGGTTATTAGGTCTTTTGAagtgataatgtatacactgtcagtatatgTAAAATTAACAATCAAAGCAAAATAATTATGTGATCCAACAttttttgttattgttatttaaaCGACTGCATAAGGTTTCTGCACTATTCTCCCATGGCCTATCGGATACGTAAATGGCAAAGCAATCTACATCTGAAGATTGCCAGCTAATTCCAAAACAGGAAACTCTcttaattcaaaaaattttattttttttaaaacagaaGCTAATTGGAGACACCGGAGTATGTAATTTAATGGAAATACTAAATAAATGTTAAAGCAATCGTTCTGTAACTTCTGTTGATATCACTGGTTTATTTTTTACAAAGAGCATGGAAAACCCTCCTCCCATCCCCAAGGCCCTAATAACATTTATTAAACATATTTGCAATACCACtaaacaataaaaagaaaaatgaacacACAGAAAAGGAGCTTAATTTGATCAAATCCTCTTTATCCTAATAAAAAAGAATACACTAACAAATATGAGTAGATCCgattttttactttctttttctcAAGTAATTAAACATCACGATCTTTACTCCAGTTTTTTCAGCCGGTTTAATAGCAGCATAATGCATTAGGTTACGTTCACAATGTTCTGAGAAGATGGCAAAATAGCCGAATGATATAATTATTGACATGATATATTTACTTTGGCTGTATAATTTTTTATGCATACAAGTGCTATCAGAATCCTATGTTCAAGAGTTACTTGAGGTATCTGTAGTGCTTGAATGGTATGCAGAGTTTGTGATAGAGAAATCTATGCCATACAAAGGTGCAAAGATTGTAGTAGAGTATTGAAGGATTGGACCATGAGGGTTGGCCTTGGAGTACTCATTCATTGATTGATAATTAGGAAAAAAATGACTCTAATTGGACAGAGGTCTAAAAAAAAGAACTTTGTCGAGATTGTTGGTGTTGTgcagtgataaaaaaaaaaaaaaaaaaaaaaagaaaaagacccaAGGGTAAAGGTAGGGAGGCTAAGAAATTCAAGCAGAAAATGAAAATATTGTTGGTCAAGGTATGTAAATTATTTTGAATTGCCATAGAAAGAAAATTTATCAATagtacaaaattaaaaaattttcacatattGAGCACGTATGACGAAATATTAGAATGGGAGAAAACAATGGAGAAATATCTCAAAAGGCgtaatttggaagaaattctcaaaatcaattttttctatGATTTGTCAAAAGATGATAAGAAAAGGAAGGCCAAGTTATTTCGCAAAATAATGCAGAAATTCATGGTTGAAGAATATTATATGAGAGTTTTAATTAGTTTTCAATCATCTCTTTAGTTTTGGTCAGATCTTTGTTATATTTTGATGAAGTATAATTATGAGTCTAAtcataaatcaaaatttggtttgACATGGAAAGTTAATTTGGAAGAAGATGCGTTTGTTGATTATGAAAAATTACTCGTGAAACTTTTCATATGGTTGAAACAAATGATTCGCATGCTTTGTTTGGGGTGATTGATGAAGAAGAATATGTTAGTGGGTGCATTAATTTGATTGTGAATGAGGATGCAAAAGAAATTGTTGGTACTTGTGGGGTGAATGAATCCGTTGACAATTATATAATTGGGAAATCGTTATGACGTGCATCTAACCATGGTAGCATATAAAttgtcagtatatataaaatttactcaaaaagaacgcataaattattttttaaagatTGTGTGAATCACCTCTAATGGTGAATGGGTTaatatggatgaaatttttggtcaagcAGCAATAGCAGTTGAATTGCCTCACATTTACGGGTGAAAATAAAGATCAAAATTAAATTGGAGTTGCATGTCAGCTACATTGGGGCTGAAATTTGCATGAAGATTGTTGCTAGAGATGAAGTTGGACCTGAAAGTTTTTAGAGTTTGATTTAAGGGAAACATTGTCGTCATATTTGAAACCAAGCCTTGTTAGAAGTTTAGTAATTTTAGAATTGTATTTATTATTTAGTAACTAGATTATAATTGGTGTCAAAGTTGGTTTAGAAACTAGAATTAAGTTGTATTTTGATATCACAATTAGGACAAGTTTACGATAGCAAAGTCTAATAAGCAGTTGTCAGTTTCTTTCCTGTGTATATGGCCTTATGGCTGAATGCTTAATTGAGCAATTCCATGTAAAAGTTGAGTCAGTATATGTTAAGCATTACTCCCCGCATCTTTCTTTTAGTTGCTTGTGTGATTAATCACCCGAACCCTActcttattcttttattttttgactaATCAAGGACTTGGTTTGATGGATATTGTGAGTTTATTTTTTGGCCTATAAATTATTCATCTTCTAATTTTTGAAATGATATATTTACTTTAGCCGCATGATTTTTTATGCTAATAGAAGTTAgcgaaaagaaaatagaaatgaCAAATGTTTCCATATACCTTAAATCTtccatttatttaaaaagttGAACATCCATTTGCCTTCGCGTTTAACCACATGCTACATCTAAAAATTAATTCCACTTTGTATctccaaactttggacgattacctactttagtccctaaactttaaaatgggacacttaagtccataaattcctaaatacctCCCGATTAAGAAAATTTGTTGATAGAATCCTGAATGTCGTTGGTGGTtaaagtgtcccattttataagtttagggacttaagtgtcccattttgaagtttaagaactgaagtgggtaatcgtccaaaatTTGAAGGGACAAAGTGAAATTAACCTAAAAATAACTATTGTCGTTTGGATTGTTTGTATATGAAAAACtaattgttttttaaaaaaacccaTAGCTTGGATTCATTTGTCTttgaaaaataggtaatttttgtttttcttttccaaaaacttctacagAACCTAGGGGCACATAAAAGCACGTATTTTTGGAAAGGAACGGCCATGTAGCGTGTTCAGCTGCAATCTATTTCCGGTGATTGCTAATTGTTCTTCATTTTACCTTACATAGGCAAGAGATGCTAAGGACTACTGGTCATTTCCAAGCTCAACAACATGATGGTAACCGAGACAAATGCATGTGCCCCATCTTGGAGATAAATCCGTAGAAATTAGTAATCCAACAAAAGCATACAACTGCTACGTGGAAACTAACTAGCCCCAccacaaaagtaactttgcatGGTCTTTCAAATCATCTAGATGTATTAGTAGTTAGGAAAGTCTTGAATTGAGTACAGATCTGCTTCCGCTGAACCATAACACaacaccaaaaaaaattcagaaagaaGCGGAGCCGGACCGACTTCCCAAAATGGCCTAGATTCAGTAATTGTCAACTGTTATTGTTGGGGACCGTGCATTTGCCTTATTCTAGTAGTGTCAATTAAGATCCATATGATTGGCAATTGCCTGCCAATCTTCATTCCACTCAACAATTCCCTGTTGCGACAGCTGTGGTGGTGGGACTTGGTAACCTTCTTCATGTGCATCTGCAAAGGCTTCAATAGCAGCTTCTTGGCTGAAATAGTTACCGTTGGCCACATGCTCCCTCATGAAATTGTGTAGGACATGACATGCAAGCACAATATTATTTTGGGTTACCATCATATAATTTTGCATTGAGCCTTTAAGTATGAGGAACCGCATTTTTAGTACACCAAATGTGCACTCTATAATACCTCTAAGGGATGCATGTCATTTATTGAATAGAGATTTAGTTGCACGCTCTTGAAATGTTCCCTGAGCACCCCTAAATGGTACCATAAATTCATGCATATTAGTATATGTGGTGTCAACTGCATGTCCACACAAGCCTCATTTCActttttaaaatgaaataattttcaTGTAAGATTCTCCTTCTATTAAGCGGGATCAACTCCCTGATGTCATCCAAATATTCATTTGAACCACGGGTGCCATAACATCTTTGGATGtaagaaataaaaatttgaagttTGAGCCTTTAAGTATTAAGGAACCGCATTTTTAGTACACCAAATGTGCACTCTATAATACTTCTAAGGATGCATGTCATTTATTGAATAGAGATTTAGTTGCACGCTCTTGAGGTGTTCCCTAAGCACCCCTAAATGGTACCATAAATTCATGCATATTAGTATATGTGGTGTCAATTGCCTGTCCACACAAGTCTCatttcactttttaaatgaaATAATTTCCATGTAAGATTCTCCTTCTTCTATTAAGCGAGGTCAACTCCCTGATGTCATCCAAATATTCATTTGAACCACAGAGTGCCATAACATCTTTGGATGtaagaaataaaaatttgaagttTGAGGGTTAGTTTTAGCGCATCAATTGGTGGCATCGGGAAGGCAAAGTTTGGATCAAGTAAAGTGTTTTGCAAAACTCGTCCATTGTGCACTGCCATCCCACCCTACTCTAACATAGACAAATCTCATGTCATGGTTGCACGTTGTTAACACATTTTGTAATAAGCCCCCATGCCTATTTCGGACGTATTCTCTAATATCAGCTCTACACTAGGCCGAGACATAAGTACCATCTATTGCTCCAATGCAATCCTTTAAAATAGCACATCATGGTTCGGTTAACCTTGATATTACCACATATCAATATGGTATTTCTTTACCTTGAACCATGGCCAAAACTTTTCCctagaagtggcaaaatggattcatatccaccaatccatccatataaaccaaccttaaatggatttggattatccatataaattcaatggttttaaatggataaccatttaaatccaattatgttggtggatttaaatggattatccaTC carries:
- the LOC113708656 gene encoding cold-regulated 413 inner membrane protein 1, chloroplastic-like; the protein is MRTLSLSATSSAFSLSLPNKKLATLKTKCQVPQSCCSYRRQQYSHTLQLNQQQQPASTFLGFNPLRVSENGKKVVDVMMKKKRSHGLSAVCYAASLTTTNLEWVAAVCTAILTLSRGTPIHKSFLVPLFALQAPNSIVSWIRGEYGYWTAFLALLVRLFFSIPGELELLYIALLLVIVAPYQVMNLRGQQEGVIISLIIAAYLAFQHFSRAGSLRRAFDQGSVIASLAISCIVVVPCLLLI
- the LOC113708655 gene encoding uncharacterized protein, with the protein product MDAGVFQLSMFFLLCIFFVSDKTTAQKPPLKALFQSGKLTSEENEIFFSSSNAVTELDEAPGNIPIVNPTTPTPTTPIVNPGNPPQPPAMPGPITNPTPASPQPPAMTGPITNPNPGSPSPPAMTGPTTNPTPNTNAPASAGGAWCIANPSASPTALQVALDYACGYGGADCSAIQPGASCYDPDTVKDHASYAFNDYYQKNPAPTSCVFGGAAQLTYTDPSYGNCHFASTSTKTPTAPPTPMTPTTPPSTTTPVNPYTPPGSSGFGSEPTEYGSEPTGTPSSAEMVAYKQLQLLIMTCLTLSFSAAIYL